Proteins encoded together in one Tripterygium wilfordii isolate XIE 37 chromosome 14, ASM1340144v1, whole genome shotgun sequence window:
- the LOC120014873 gene encoding transcription factor MYB108-like produces MVVVDGIHGNNRGNTCSSVDSKELREEDNLDLRRGPWTSEEDLKLMNYIANNGEGRWNSLARCAGLNRTGKSCRLRWLNYLRPDLRRGNITLQEQLMILELHSRWGNRWSKIAQHLPGRTDNEIKNYWRTRVQKHAKQLKCDVNSKQFKDTMRYLWMPRLVERIQAASATTTTTAAATPRLVSLPCESAHTISSSTYTPENSSTTGTSSDSFGTSTQASSDLGVEYNYNNIPVNHNLNLDHYQANQGGNYQDFAVSTDLSGYYGTQGLDFQEQNNVNPCLNSEDTSDILWNMEDIWFLQQQLNSM; encoded by the exons ATGGTTGTTGTGGATGGGATTCATGGGAACAACAGAGGTAATACTTGCAGCAGCGTGGACTCTAAAGAATTACGTGAAGAAGATAATCTGGATTTAAGGAGAGGTCCATGGACGAGCGAGGAAGATCTGAAGCTCATGAATTACATTGCTAATAACGGCGAAGGAAGATGGAACTCTCTCGCTCGTTGCGCAG GACTTAATAGGACTGGAAAAAGTTGCAGATTGAGATGGCTTAACTATCTCCGCCCCGACCTACGTCGCGGAAACATCACTCTCCAAGAACAACTCATGATCCTCGAACTTCATTCTCGATGGGGAAATCG ATGGTCGAAGATAGCGCAGCACTTGCCAGGCAGAACCGACAACGAAATCAAGAACTATTGGAGAACTCGGGTCCAAAAGCACGCGAAGCAGCTCAAATGTGACGTCAACAGCAAGCAATTCAAGGACACCATGCGTTATCTATGGATGCCTAGACTTGTCGAGAGAATCCAAGCCGCTTCAGCCACAACCACCACGACCGCCGCCGCCACCCCCCGGCTAGTGAGCTTACCCTGCGAAAGTGCACACACGATCTCTTCGAGTACTTACACTCCAGAGAACTCCAGCACTACTGGCACTTCCTCCGACTCGTTTGGGACTTCGACTCAGGCTTCATCAGACTTGGGCGTGGAGTATAATTACAACAATATCCCGGTTAATCACAACCTTAATCTGGATCACTATCAAGCCAATCAAGGCGGTAATTATCAGGACTTCGCTGTTAGTACTGATCTGTCCGGGTATTACGGTACTCAGGGATTGGATTTTCAGGAACAGAACAACGTTAATCCATGTTTGAACAGTGAGGACACATCGGACATTCTTTGGAATATGGAGGACATTTGGTTCTTACAACAGCAACTCAACAGCATGTGA